In a single window of the Pseudodesulfovibrio profundus genome:
- a CDS encoding chemotaxis protein CheW, which translates to MSVEYDDAVDAEEVEADQNLIQLVTFSIGEEEFGVNILQVQEIIRTMEITNVPRAPEFVEGVINLRGKVIPIVDMRSRFGLESKEHDKYTRIIVVEIGMIIVGFVVDSVSEVLRIPASSVQPPPPVVAGMDSDYIDGVGKLEDRLLILLDLDSLIDNEEMEALGAV; encoded by the coding sequence ATGAGCGTTGAATACGATGATGCTGTTGATGCTGAAGAGGTAGAGGCGGATCAGAATTTGATCCAGCTGGTAACTTTCAGCATTGGCGAAGAAGAATTTGGTGTAAATATCCTTCAGGTGCAGGAGATTATCCGCACCATGGAAATTACCAATGTCCCGCGTGCGCCGGAATTTGTCGAAGGCGTGATTAATCTGCGAGGCAAGGTGATTCCTATTGTTGACATGCGCAGCCGGTTCGGACTTGAATCGAAAGAGCACGATAAATACACACGTATCATAGTTGTTGAAATCGGCATGATCATTGTTGGATTTGTCGTTGATTCTGTCTCCGAAGTGCTCCGTATTCCTGCCAGTTCCGTACAGCCTCCGCCGCCGGTCGTTGCTGGTATGGATTCCGACTATATTGACGGTGTCGGTAAACTTGAAGACAGACTCCTTATCTTGCTTGATCTCGATTCCCTCATCGATAACGAGGAAATGGAAGCGTTAGGCGCGGTGTAG
- the mfd gene encoding transcription-repair coupling factor, with translation MTTKLPPAINDFITGSSDVVRVFKSGPATQAFLGTYLLSKGKSPVIVLPGAAEFKQMQALLALFSGSDQSLSPVWEHDWIAFPPYLAQQPDAVAWSQRWAALYALHYGKKPCGLIMTVDNLLPHWPAAEVLQENWVTLNKGEEMSPEILLEQLVSWGYTRRKIVTGPGDMAMRGDILDLHAPGYDLPLRLEFFGDFLEEIRLFDGATQRSKADLAEAVLLPVAPGITTDSYTDQARSVWKRLRTTGEMSASEEHALTERLESNDGFVWPGMYYEEPVGLEAHFLKDSVFLLSSGSTLRARLEDQDQAWRDYVDEQYRQHSVRWPLRFFGRSHEGARQVWQGSRQIVFEELTIGREKNGIDLAESPYSDFTDLFWKPEASRRPWSALMAGIKEWHRTQFQTILSFRSERSRKKFLKLAEQEHLPISLDYSPRAQGIFALVSPLRKGMELVWNQTRILGEEVLQPEPPRAHGGRDKAFKGLEKYDDLSEGDLLVHRDYGLAQFGGLHSMKLGDAANDYLLLFFSGDDKLYLPVDRLKLVQRFKGPEGAKQPSLDKLGGTRWAKTTARVRKAIEKIAHELVEMYAFRRVAKGFQYGPLDEMYADFEATFGFEETPDQDKAVKDVFRDMEKPEPMDRLVCGDVGFGKTEVALRAAFRAALEGLQTALLCPTTVLAEQHYQTFMKRMEGFPVRIGLLSRFVSRKRQKTVLEAASRGEIDILIGTHRLLSKDVELPNLGLLILDEEQRFGVKHKEKLKQFRNNIDVLTLTATPIPRTLQLSLSGIRGLSVIETPPVDRKPVETAISERDKLALQGILRRELDRGGQVYWVYNRVNGLERVADFVRELAPDAKVGMAHGKMTEKGLEETMRGFWHGEIDVLVCTAIVESGLDFPNANTLIVDQAQLFGLGQLYQLRGRVGRSDRQAYAYFVVPNVEDLSEVVRKRLRIILDMDYLGAGFKIAMEDLRLRGAGNILGEAQSGQIAKIGLDLFLEMLEEEVRRVRGESSARVSEPELNFIFEAHIPSSFIPDAKERLRYYKALSAADDEYSLRELEAEIKDRFGHLPEPVESFLGVLRIKQVLSHLQADRAELYPGRIVVSWGDNAASTDPQVLLKWVDERNDRAKLLPPAKLELRYKVTESMRVALEDAALELELLQETPAEAVKQ, from the coding sequence ATGACGACAAAGCTTCCCCCAGCAATTAACGATTTTATCACAGGATCCAGCGATGTGGTCCGGGTCTTCAAAAGTGGGCCTGCAACCCAAGCGTTTCTTGGAACCTACCTCCTTTCCAAAGGGAAGAGTCCCGTCATTGTCTTGCCTGGAGCGGCTGAATTCAAACAGATGCAAGCACTGCTGGCACTGTTTTCCGGTTCAGATCAATCTTTGTCACCCGTATGGGAGCATGATTGGATTGCTTTCCCTCCCTACCTCGCCCAACAGCCCGACGCGGTTGCTTGGAGTCAGCGTTGGGCTGCGTTGTATGCTCTCCATTATGGTAAAAAGCCATGCGGACTGATTATGACTGTGGACAATCTGTTGCCGCACTGGCCTGCGGCGGAAGTCCTACAGGAAAACTGGGTGACCTTGAACAAGGGCGAGGAGATGTCGCCCGAGATTCTATTGGAGCAGTTGGTCTCGTGGGGCTATACACGGCGTAAGATTGTCACTGGTCCAGGTGATATGGCCATGCGTGGTGATATTCTCGATTTGCATGCCCCGGGTTATGACTTGCCATTGAGATTGGAGTTCTTTGGAGACTTCCTGGAAGAGATTCGGTTGTTCGATGGTGCGACTCAGCGATCGAAAGCTGACCTCGCAGAGGCGGTGCTTTTGCCAGTGGCGCCCGGGATCACCACTGACAGTTACACAGACCAAGCTCGGAGTGTTTGGAAGCGACTGAGAACGACTGGTGAAATGTCCGCTTCTGAAGAGCACGCGTTGACTGAGCGGCTCGAGTCCAATGATGGCTTTGTATGGCCGGGGATGTACTACGAGGAACCGGTAGGACTGGAGGCGCATTTCTTAAAAGACTCAGTGTTTTTGCTTTCATCAGGGAGCACGTTACGAGCTAGGTTGGAAGATCAGGATCAGGCCTGGCGGGACTACGTTGATGAGCAATACCGTCAGCACAGTGTGCGTTGGCCCTTGCGATTTTTTGGACGATCCCACGAGGGGGCTCGTCAGGTATGGCAGGGTTCCCGGCAAATAGTATTTGAAGAATTGACTATTGGTCGCGAGAAAAACGGTATTGATCTGGCTGAGTCCCCGTACAGCGACTTTACCGATTTATTCTGGAAACCCGAAGCCTCCAGACGTCCCTGGTCGGCTCTTATGGCTGGCATTAAAGAGTGGCACCGTACGCAATTTCAGACCATTTTGAGTTTCCGTTCTGAGCGTTCGCGTAAGAAATTTCTTAAACTGGCCGAGCAGGAACACCTGCCCATCTCCCTTGATTATTCGCCGCGAGCACAAGGCATCTTCGCGCTGGTTTCTCCATTGCGAAAAGGAATGGAGTTGGTCTGGAACCAAACCAGAATCTTGGGCGAGGAAGTTCTTCAGCCTGAGCCACCAAGAGCCCATGGTGGCCGAGACAAGGCGTTCAAGGGGCTGGAAAAGTATGATGATCTGAGTGAGGGAGACCTCCTCGTTCACAGAGATTACGGTCTTGCTCAGTTTGGTGGCCTACACAGCATGAAGCTGGGAGATGCTGCCAACGATTACCTGTTGTTGTTCTTTTCCGGTGATGACAAGCTGTATCTGCCGGTTGACCGTCTGAAACTTGTTCAGCGTTTCAAAGGGCCTGAAGGTGCCAAACAACCATCTTTGGATAAGCTGGGCGGCACAAGGTGGGCTAAAACCACCGCTCGTGTTCGTAAAGCCATTGAAAAGATCGCTCATGAACTTGTGGAAATGTACGCTTTCCGTCGTGTCGCAAAAGGGTTTCAATATGGGCCGCTGGATGAAATGTACGCCGACTTTGAAGCGACATTCGGTTTTGAAGAGACCCCGGATCAGGACAAAGCCGTAAAAGATGTATTTCGTGACATGGAAAAGCCTGAGCCCATGGACCGTCTTGTATGTGGTGATGTCGGATTTGGCAAAACTGAAGTTGCGTTGCGTGCGGCATTTCGGGCCGCACTTGAAGGGCTGCAAACAGCACTCTTGTGTCCGACAACGGTCTTGGCCGAGCAGCATTACCAGACATTCATGAAGCGAATGGAAGGCTTCCCTGTCAGGATAGGTCTTTTGAGTCGTTTCGTATCGAGGAAGCGTCAGAAAACAGTTCTCGAAGCTGCGAGCAGGGGGGAAATTGATATACTTATTGGTACCCACCGACTTCTCTCCAAAGATGTCGAGTTGCCGAATCTGGGATTGTTGATTCTGGACGAAGAACAGCGATTCGGGGTCAAGCATAAAGAAAAACTGAAGCAATTCAGAAACAATATTGACGTCTTGACGTTGACAGCCACCCCGATTCCGAGAACGTTGCAACTGTCTCTTTCCGGTATTCGTGGCCTTTCCGTCATTGAAACTCCGCCAGTGGACCGTAAGCCGGTAGAAACGGCTATCAGTGAACGTGACAAATTGGCTCTGCAGGGAATTCTTCGTCGAGAGCTTGATCGTGGTGGTCAGGTCTACTGGGTGTATAACCGTGTGAACGGGCTTGAGCGCGTGGCGGATTTTGTTCGCGAGTTGGCTCCTGACGCCAAAGTCGGGATGGCCCACGGTAAAATGACCGAAAAAGGACTTGAGGAAACCATGCGAGGCTTCTGGCATGGAGAAATCGATGTGCTGGTCTGTACGGCCATTGTCGAGTCCGGGCTTGATTTTCCCAATGCCAACACGCTTATAGTTGATCAGGCGCAGTTATTTGGCCTTGGGCAACTCTACCAATTACGTGGCCGAGTGGGACGTAGCGACAGGCAGGCGTATGCGTATTTTGTTGTTCCAAACGTGGAAGATCTTTCGGAAGTTGTCAGAAAACGCCTTCGCATAATATTGGATATGGATTACTTGGGCGCAGGGTTCAAGATTGCCATGGAAGACTTGCGTCTGCGCGGTGCGGGTAATATCCTTGGTGAAGCTCAGTCTGGTCAGATTGCCAAAATCGGCCTTGATCTATTTTTGGAAATGCTTGAGGAAGAGGTACGGCGTGTGCGAGGAGAGTCTTCGGCGCGAGTCTCGGAACCTGAACTCAACTTCATTTTTGAGGCTCATATTCCAAGCAGCTTCATTCCTGATGCTAAAGAAAGGCTCCGTTACTACAAGGCGTTGTCTGCGGCTGACGACGAATATTCCCTCAGAGAATTGGAGGCGGAGATCAAGGATCGCTTCGGTCACTTACCCGAGCCCGTTGAATCCTTCTTGGGAGTCCTTCGAATCAAGCAGGTTCTGTCGCACCTTCAAGCCGATAGGGCAGAATTGTACCCCGGTAGAATTGTTGTCTCCTGGGGGGACAATGCAGCCTCTACAGATCCACAGGTCCTTTTGAAATGGGTGGATGAACGCAACGACAGAGCCAAGTTGCTGCCTCCGGCCAAACTTGAACTTCGGTACAAAGTGACGGAGTCAATGCGAGTTGCACTTGAAGATGCCGCCCTTGAATTGGAATTGTTGCAGGAGACTCCTGCCGAAGCGGTGAAACAATAA